In Cyprinus carpio isolate SPL01 chromosome B7, ASM1834038v1, whole genome shotgun sequence, a genomic segment contains:
- the LOC109102750 gene encoding myosin-binding protein C, cardiac-type-like isoform X10: MHPFLLTYPAFLTESSTKTQTAEIGATVIFEAETEKPVKVRWLRDSKDIASSYKYTISAEGNLHSLTINNIAQEDALGYAVIAGMSKVKFELKIKESEVKEPEKAVSPDPAVAETKPEEPKEAPPAPTGSSAPDTSGTVSDCSAPEGLPESHRPDTRQDLTGLFTEKPQSGEVNVGENITFVARVCGESLLKKPSVKWIKGKWMDLASKSGKHLQLKEHYDRNSKVYTFEMHIIAAKANFAGAYRCEVSSRDKFDSCNFDLVVHEARTTDGFDIRTAFRRTSTSAGGKKKMGEPGSSTDAGEDSGELDFSALLKKRDSFLKTGPRAVHVSTEPEVDVWEILQNAPPSEYEKIAFQYGITDLRGMLKRLKKMKKEEKKSAAFLRKLDPAYQVEKGHKIKLQVEVANPDAEVKWLKNGQEIHPTGSKYIFESVGNKRFLTINNCTLADDAAYTCTIGEEKTVTELFVKEPPVLIVRNLEDQMVMKGERVEFECEVSEEGAQVKWEKDGVELTRDESFKYRFKKDGCKHVLIINDVTKEDCGHYRVKTNGGQSFAELMVQEKQLEVYQNIADLTVKAKDQAVFKCEVSDENVKGIWYKNGVEVKPDARTHITHIGRIHKLTIDDVKPEDEGDYTFVPEGYAFNLSAKLNFLEVKIDFVPRQDPPKIHLDCMGRTAESTILVVAGNKLRLDVPITGDPAPTVVWTKGEKGSFKEGESRPEPRHTWTVKNGEVLTDSDGRVHVESTKGHCIFTIEGAERQDEGVYSVIVRNPAGEDTADINVKVVDVPDPPEAPRILSVGEDSCVVQWDPPLFDGGQPVIGYVLERKKKKSYRWMRLNFDPFKETTYEAKRMIEGVPYEMRVYAVNAIGMSRPSAASQPFVPVAPTSEPTGLCVDDISDTTISLKWRPPERIGSAELEGYGVEYCKEGSDEWIPAFPSLTESTSVIVCDLPTGEKMQFRVRAYNMAGPSLPATLQQAVTIREIMQRPKIWLPRNLRQTLIKKVGETINLVIPFQNPVCET, translated from the exons ATGCATCCTTTCCTTCTGACCTACCCTGCCTTCCTCACTGAGTCTTCCACAAAGACTCAGACGGCTGAGATTGGGGCAACGGTCATATTTGAAGCAGAGACTGAGAAACCTGTAAAAGTGAGATGGCTGCGAGACTCCAAGGACATTGCATCCAGTTACAAATACACCATCTCAGCGGAGGGCAATTTGCACTCTCTCACCATAAACAATATAGCTCAGGAGGATGCACTGGGATATGCTGTTATTGCTGGGATGTCAAAGGTCAAATTTGAATTAAAGATAAAAGAATCAGAAG TGAAGGAACCAGAAAAAGCTGTATCCCCAGACCCTGCAGTTGCAGAAACCAAGCCTGAAGAACCTAAAGAGGCTCCACCAGCACCTACTGGAAGCTCAGCCCCGGACACCAGTGGAACCGTGTCAGATTGCTCAGCACCTGAAG gtctGCCTGAGAGTCATCGGCCTGACACAAGGCAGGACCTCACTGGTCTCTTCACTGAAAAGCCTCAAAGTGGGGAGGTAAATGTAG GTGAGAACATTACTTTTGTTGCTCGGGTGTGTGGTGAATCTCTGCTGAAGAAGCCCTCAGTAAAATGGATCAAAGGAAAGTGGATGGATCTGGCCAGCAAGTCAGGAAAGCACCTGCAACTCAAAGAGCACTATGACCGCAACTCTAAG GTGTACACCTTTGAGATGCATATCATTGCAGCTAAAGCCAACTTTGCTGGTGCTTACCGTTGTGAGGTCTCCTCAAGAGACAAGTTTGACAGCTGCAATTTTGACCTGGTAGTACatg AGGCACGTACAACAGATGGGTTTGATATTCGCACTGCATTTAGACGCAC GAGCACCAGTGCAGGTGGTAAGAAGAAGATGGGAGAACCTGGCAG TAGCACAGATGCAGGTGAAGACTCAGGAGAACTGGACTTCAGTGCTTTACTGAAAAAGAG AGA CAGTTTCTTAAAAACTGGCCcacg AGCTGTTCATGTGAGCACAGAGCCTGAGGTAGACGTATGGGAAATCCTCCAGAATGCTCCACCATCAGAGTATGAAAAGATTGCCTTCCAGTATGGAATCACAGACCTGCGGGGTATGCTTAAGAGACtcaaaaaaatgaagaaagaagagaagaaaagtgCAG CATTTCTGAGGAAGCTGGACCCAGCCTACCAAGTTGAAAAGGGACACAAGATCAAACTGCAAGTTGAAGTGGCCAATCCAGATGCAGAGGTTAAATGGCTAAAAAATGGACAAGAGATACACCCAACTGGAAG CAA GTACATCTTTGAGAGTGTAGGCAACAAACGCTTCCTCACCATCAACAACTGTACTCTGGCAGATGATGCAGCTTATACGTGCACGATTGGAGAAGAGAAGACCGTCACTGAGCTCTTTGTTAAAG AGCCTCCTGTTCTTATCGTACGTAACCTAGAGGACCAGATGGTTATGAAGGGAGAACGAGTAGAGTTCGAGTGTGAAGTGTCTGAAGAGGGGGCTCAAGTCAAATG GGAGAAAGATGGAGTGGAACTTACCCGAGATGAGTCTTTTAAATATCGCTTCAAGAAAGATGGATGTAAGCATGTCCTTATCATTAATGATGTGACCAAGGAGGACTGTGGCCACTACAGAGTGAAAACCAATGGAGGGCAATCATTTGCAGAGCTCATGGTTCAGG aGAAACAGCTAGAGGTCTATCAAAACATTGCTGACCTGACAGTGAAGGCCAAAGACCAGGCTGTGTTCAAATGTGAAGTTTCTGATGAGAATGTGAAAGGCATCTGGTACAAAAATGGAGTGGAGGTGAAACCTGATGCCAGAACTCATATCACACACATTGGCAG gaTTCATAAACTGACCATTGATGACGTAAAGCCAGAGGATGAGGGTGACTACACCTTTGTTCCTGAGGGCTATGCCTTCAATCTCTCTGCCAAGCTCAACTTTTTAG AGGTCAAGATTGACTTTGTGCCTCGccaag atcctcCCAAGATTCATTTGGACTGCATGGGCCGCACTGCTGAGTCCACAATCTTGGTTGTGGCTGGAAACAAACTGCGACTAGATGTACCAATTACTGGAGATCCTGCCCCCACTGTGGTTTGGACAAAAGGAGAAAAG GGTAGCTTTAAGGAGGGAGAGTCGCGACCTGAACCAAGGCATACATGGACAGTGAAGAATGGTGAA GTGCTGACAGACTCAGATGGGCGTGTCCATGTGGAGAGTACCAAAGGCCATTGTATCTTTACCATTGAGGGGGCGGAGCGTCAGGATGAGGGCGTGTACTCTGTCATTGTACGCAATCCTGCTGGAGAGGATACAGCTGACATTAATGTCAAAGTTGTTG ATGTGCCAGACCCACCTGAAGCTCCCAGAATCCTTAGTGTTGGTGAAGATTCATGCGTAGTTCAGTGGGATCCCCCACTCTTTGATGGTGGCCAGCCAGTCATAG GTTACGTTCttgaaaggaagaagaaaaagagctATAGATGGATGAGACTCAATTTTGATCCTTTTAAAGAGACCACATATGAAGCCAAGAGAATGATTGAGGGTGTACCCTACGAAATGCGTGTTTACGCAGTAAATGCCATCGGCATGTCACGCCCCAGTGCTGCCTCTCAGCCATTTGTGCCAGTTG CTCCGACCAGTGAGCCCACTGGCCTGTGTGTGGATGACATCAGCGATACCACCATCTCTCTGAAATGGAGGCCTCCAGAGAGGATAGGCTCAGCTGAACTCGAAGGCTATGGGGTTGAGTACTGCAAAGAAGGCT